The DNA segment CATTTCCCTCCTGGCCTCTGCACCCACTTCCTGCTGGCTCCAGTTAGCTTTTCCTTTTTCGCTTAAGTCAAATCTGACACATTAAGGGTCAAAATTTATGTCCATTGAGGACTTTGAAAGAATATGTTGTGAGCTCTTAAGGCATTCCCAAGAGAGGCATTCCAGACATGTTTTCAGTAACAGGCAGCCTGGGAGATGGGTCATTGTGGCCGCCTGGCTGGGCCTGCACATGAGATGGCACTTTTGACCAACTTTAAAGAAACAGACCACATTTTTAGTCTGTTTTgtaactgttaaaaaaataacaacttgGGTCAGGGGGCAAATAACATCAGCAGGCTGAAGAATGAGGATACTGGCTtggtgtgttttaaaaaatgtttgcttgcttgcttactGACGACACAGATCCTGACCCCGCGCGTAGGGAAGATCACGGGGGCGAGAGCTCAAGCTTCCACATCACGCCCGTTTGTGGAATCGGGCCCACACCCAGACGGAAGCACCGCAGTGTTTGGGGACCACAGGCGCCGTCAGTGGTGCGAGCGCTCAGGGAGGGTGCTGGGGACCAGGAGGCGCCACTGGTGGGCTTGCAGCGATGGCTGGTGCTCCTCTGGGAGCCCCGGGAGGCTGGCTCACCTGGGAAACTTGACGGTGGGTCATTTCTACAAACAGTGCCGACGCCCCTTGAGGAGTGAGGTACCTAGTGGTGCCCAGCAACGGGGAAAGAGCCCAACTTGCCAAATGGAATTATTCACAAAATGGCAACGGGATGTTGATTCtcctctttgaaaaataaaatttatcttacACAAAAGGGAGACTTCGGGCGGGAGCTCGGACAGGCTCTTGAGCTGGCTGTCCTTTCCCGTGGTGACTCCTGCTCGGCTACTCTGTGTGGCCTCAGCTTCCTACCAGGATGAGGGGGTCTGGGCAGGGCCGGCCGCCCTCGCAGGCTGCGCGGGAGGCTCCCAAGCCTGCCAGGGGCTCGGCCTGGCTCAGAGAGTGAGCAGGAAGGCCGGCAGCCGGGGGCGTGGGGGAGCGTGGTCCGGGCTCAGGGGAAGTCACGGTAGGGCAGGCGGAAGGGGTAGAGGGGTGTGTAGCGCGAGTCATGCCAGAGcagcttctcctccaggaaggcgACGGTCGGCAGGGTCAGGACCAGGGTCTGGTGCTTCAGCATGCTGTGCACAttcaggcctgggggtggggcggggcggggggcggtcaGGGTGGGCTGCCCTCCATGTCTGGAGCCCCTTCCGCTCCTCAGGGGAGCATCCCCCTTACAGAGACACCTTGGTCTGGTGTGGGGTCCAGAGCCCCacagcctgggttcaatccccatctCAGCCACTCGCCACCAGAGACCTTGGACGAGGGACTGTCCTCAGCTCATCAACTTCCGACGGGCCTCCCGAGAGCCCACTCTGTCTCGGGGTCAGGAGTGATTCCACCTCTCACTCCAGTGGGAGAGACATGATAAACAGAGCAGAGGAATAAGCACGACATACTGAGGGAGGCCCGTGGGGCTGCAGTTGTGAGCAAGGTGGGGGTTAAGGGACGGGAGGGCAGGTCCTGCAGGATCTGGGGGCCTCGGGGAGGACTTGGGCTTTTACCCGGAACGGGAGAGCCCTGGAGGGTTATGGGCAGAGGGACAGGACCTGATTCAGGTGCCTACAGGCGCCCTCTGGTGGCCAACAGGCACCGGTGGGGACCAGGGCAGAGGCAACTCCTGGTCTGGGCAGGAGATGGAGTGGAGGGTGAGTGACAGCGTGGTTTGGGGCCTCAGCCACAGGGAGGAAGGAGTCCTTGTGAGCCAGAAGGACTATGAGACCTCAGAAGCAGCTTCCCAGAAGGCAGCCAGACATGCCATCCAGAGGCCAGGAGAGAGCTCTGGGGGTTTGTCAATGCAGTGATGGGTGTCACGTGCTCAGGACAGCCCTGACCCCGTGTCTCTGAGTGAGGAGCTGGGTGAGGACAGCCAGTGGGCCTCTGCTCCACACCCAGCACTGCGTGGACATCATTCTCCCAATGCTCCATCTGGGTAAGctgagggctgggtgggggatggTGAGTCACAGACATGACCTGAACTGGCCTGTGCACTCTCTGGGGGCCTGGAAGGTGGCCCAGGGCCCTCTGCTCACCCACAGCAGGGATCAGGTTGAAGGTCTTGAGTCTGGAGGTGGCTGCCACAATGTTCTGAGGCATGTCCTCGTGTTCTCTGAAACGGAGGCCAGAAGGTGAGTCCTGCAGGGGACAGAGCCCAGCCCCCGCCTCTGCTCTACCCTGCACCCTTACAAGTCCACAAGGAGCACGGAGTCCCCCCAGTGGCGGTAGTGGGCCAGTTCCATCAGGTACTGGGGGTCTGTGGTTGGCAGCTCCAGGGAGTCCACTATGTGCAGGTCATCCTGGTGGAAGGAAAGGAGTCTGAGCTCCCCCCGGCCCCCAACCCGCAGGTCCCGGCTGCAtcctgggctccccagccccaACAGCCCATaccccagggccccaggctgtACCTGGGCCAGCTTGACGGTCAGTGCCACCTTGAGGCCCTGCACCCGCACTTTCATGGGCAGCATGTAGTAGTAGCTTGTGGGGCCCCGGGGGCCGTGGGCAATGCCTCCTGTGAGGGGAGAGGTACGTGAATAGGTGAAGGCCCCAGCTGGGCTTGGAGGTCAGCAATTTGCCCCAGCGTCTGGCACAGGGCTGGTGGTAGGGATGCTGCCAGTAGCCAGGCTGAATTCCAGCAAAAAGGGCAGGGCCTCAGGTAGGGATGGAGAGGGGAGGTTGGATCGGTCATCACCTAGGACAGGTAACTGTGCCTCACTGGGTCTCGGTTTCCTCAGCCATCAACCCTGAGTGACAATGGTCTACCCACGTGTCCTCCCTCTGCTGGGCCCACCCTGGGAGTGTGCAGGGAACAAGATGTACAAGATCCCTGTCCTCACTCCGTTCATATTCAGAAACTTGACCGTGGTGGGAACCAGGACTGTGCGGGGCAGCACAAGGGGTTGTGGCAGGTGGGGGGACCCAAAGAGGGTtggggagggcttcctggaggaggcatgGCCCAAACACATCAGAAGGATGAGAGGAATTGACTAGGTAAATGGGAGAAGACTCTGACTCAGCTGTGTGGTCAGAGAGGGTGTGGAAGGGACAAGGGGGAGGGGTCTGCAGCCACCAGGGCCTGGAATGCCAAGGTAAGAGGCTCAGACTTCACACAAAGGCCACAGGGGCTGGAAGGTCTGGGAAGATCCGTCTGGGTGCTGTGTGAAGTGTGggccaggagaggagagatgggagGTGGGGCAAAAAGAGGGTGTGGCCAGAGTCTGGTGAGAGGCCAAGGCCAGAGCtgtggggagatgggaggaagtGGATAATGCTCTGATCTGACTGCTCGTGGCCGGTGAGGTGGAGGGAATGGGGATAACAAGACATCTCGCAAGATGCTTGTGAAGAAACACCTGACCCTGCGCCCTAGAGCCCCCTCCTCGACCTGCCCTGCTTACCTCCTCGCCAGACTGGGGAGCGGATGCTGCCATGCCTGGAACGCCCACTGCCTTTCTGTACCCAGGGCTTCCGGCCACCACCCCGCACTTCTGCCCTAGTCTTGGTCTTGGCATAGCTCTGTGGGTGCAGAGTGAGGAGAGTGAGGTTCATAAGGCGGGTGCCACTGCAGCCCAGAGGCGCCACGCCCAGGAATACAGCAGTGAGCCAGGTGGACGGGCTTGGCACCAAGGAGCCGGacaggaggcacagagactaGGGCTTCATTAGGACAAGCACAGAGCActttgggagggagggaaggataaagaaatcaaagcttCCTTCCTCCAGTCCAGAATGTCAGCCTCAGAAAGGCAGGGGCTctgctgcctggcacacagtaggtgcttagtatTTTTTGAATGATTTTCATGTGGTTGTAACTAAAAGGAATGTGGGGCATGGGGACAGATGTGGCTAGAGAGAATCGGGGAGAGGTCAGGGGTGTGGGTTCATGTGGGGCTTCCAATGCCAGGCTGATGAATTCATTCCCAGGGCAATGGAGAGCCAGGGAGGACTTGCTGGACTTCTGAGATGGGCAGGCGGAAGGCAGAATCTGACTGGTAGCGGCATCTTCAATGCTCTTGGCATGAGATCCAAACACCACACATCACTCCTGCTGAGCTCCATGGCCACACTGGACTCCTTCTGATCCCTGCCACAGGGACTCTGCTCCCACTCCCTGCTCCCTAGCCCCACTGCCCCCTTTACCTGACACACCTGAGGTTAAATGCCCCTTCCTCTAGGACAGCTTCCCTAATGATACACTTACAGGTATGACTTCTTGATTCACATTCACCTCTCCAACTAGACTGTGAACTAGCTTTATAAGAGCAGGGATCTTGCCTGTCATGTCCACCAGCAGAATGCCCAGTGCATGGTGGGTGTTCAGAAAATGCCTGACAAATGTCACAAAGTGGTTAAGGAAAGAGATGAGGCCAGAGCCCAGCAATCCAGAGGAGACACGCCAGGGGCGTCCTCGacctcctcccgcctccccccAACTCAGGGCACTCACAATTCTCTTGAAGTTCTTCTGCCAGATGGCAACCTGGTGCAGGAAATCCAGCCTGTGGAGGAAGGAGACATGAGAGGCCTGTGTTCACTTAAAACCCTCCCTGCCCGACTAGATGAAAACCTCAGCTCCTCCCACCCACTTCCAGGGCCCTGTGTGATCTGCCCCTACCCTTCTCTGACCCCATCTTGcaccacctccagccccactccaTTTCGTGGAGTTCTGTGGAGTCCAGCCTCCaagcctttgcatgtgctgttctcACTGCCTGAAATGCCCTTCCCCTGGCGAGTTCCTTCTCAGCCCATAGGTCTTAGCTGGAAAGGTATCTCCAAAAGGAAGCCCTTTGCTGGAGAGCCACCCCTTATTCTTTTCTCACCATTACAACTTACTCATTGCCACTTCTTTATGGACTGGTTTACCTCTACTGAAcacctgaaatgtggccagtGCCATATGTCGAAATAACAATTTCTTAGACTTCACaggttaaacaaaatatattattgaaGTCAGTCTCACTTGTTTCTCACTACTTGAAAGAAAATGTAGCAACCAGAAGAACTTAAATGACACATGTGGCTCACATTGGCCAGGGCTGCAGGGTGGTTTGCCAGGGGCTGGCAAACCATGGCTAGTGGGCcaaagctggctggctgcctgtttttgtaaatatgttttactggaacacagctgCGCTCATTCACTTACATGTTGTCTGAGGTTGCTTTTGTACTACATTGGCAAAGATAAACAGTTGCCATGGAGATGTTATAGCCTGCAGAGCCTTAAACACTTACTCTCTggctctttatagaaaaagtttgctgacccctgttctaGACCGTGAGCAACATCAGCAACCTCGGAGTTCACTCACTGCTGCGTTCCCAACACCTAGAATAgaatctggcacatagtaggtgcttcttaagtatttactgaataaacaaaacccagtatgtatttcatttttgttgttgttgccctCTACCAGACTGAGACTCTGTAAAGATGGGAGCAACCCATACACATAGCAGAAATAGTAAATTAATTGCagtacttattatgtgccagacacataAGTACACATAAGAGACATCATACACCTTGGCAACAAAAACCTGGTCCTGGGAGTTGGCCGACATGATGTTGAGATCCTGGCTCTAAAgtttacaagctgtgtgaccgtGGACAAATTTCTTAACTTGTCTGTGCTTAATTTCCTTAACTATAAAATAAGATCTAGTGAATTAGAATGCAAATAGGCTGTGCCAAGCACTTGGTTAAGGACTTAGCCATTGTTAGTGctcatattttcaaagaaacaaaaaaaaaccccaaaaaccccaATAACAGCAACGATAACCAACATTTCTATAGCATGTATTATGAGCCAGAATTATCTCTAATCGCTTGAAGTTTGACAGAATGGAGACACTGAAGCACAAGGGGGAAGGTAGGATGTGAAAAGAGTCACTCAGGTTCCAGAGCTTTGCGTCCTTAACTCTCAGCCCTCAACCTCACATCAACTCTTCAGCAGGAAAAATCACCCGCTTCTGACAGGTGGAGACATCGAGGCTCCTGCCCAGGTCATTCTGATTCCCAAACTCGCGCTCCCCGTCTGTCACTCAGTTCACCATTTCAGCTCCCACTCACCTCGGCGTCGTGGAGAAAACGTCCGGGTGCAGCTCGGTCAGACCCACGCGCTCCTGCTGGTAGCCCTGCAGGGACTCGACCCAGGCCTGCACCGGACGCCGGTGCGCGGGAACCGGGAGCTCGCACCTGCGCAGCACAGGCGTCTGGGGATCTGAGGGATTAGAAGGTCAGGGGTCAGGAGCAAGGGTCAGAGTTCCCCATCACCGCCCTTCCTAGGGCGACCCCAGCAACCTCACCCGAGCTCGCCACCAGCTCTGGCTTTTCCGCTGGCTGCACTACCTCTTCTGTCAGCGCGTTCAAGCCCTGTAAGCGGTGGGCGAGAGTGAGAGAGGTCCCCCGGACCCTCCAGACTTTGTCCTCCGACCCTGCCCTCAGTCCCCGGCCTCACCCGGCAGCCCGTGGGCCGAAGCCCACCCCGCACGCCGGCCCGGATCAGCTGCAGCATTGCAGCGCAGCTCGGTACGCTTAGAGAGGTCAAGGCTTCCTCCGGACTCTCGCGACGCCTCGCGACGACGTCACATCCGCAACGCCGCCCACTCCATTTGTATTCGGCATTGGGAAGCAGGGTGTACAAGAGCGAGGACGGCGGGGCCCGCACCAGCGTACCCTCACCTCCGCCATAAGACTAACCCCCAGACCCCAGTTTTCACTGCTGGCCTAAAAGACCCTCTGCGACACCCGGCAGCTCGACCCCACAGCCAGAAGCCCCGCCCTCTCTTGGATCCCGCCCCTAAAGAACCGGTGTAGGAATCCAGCCAATGAGACCTCCCTGCTCAAAGGAAACGTTCATGATTCACCCAATGAACGTTTAGTCTTGGAAAGTGGCCCCTCCCCGTCATGGTTAGGCAGTTCTGGGGTGGGCACCTAAGGGAATATGGCCAATAACTGTTAGGCTTTTATGTCGGCCACGCCCTCCGGGTCCCGCCCCCACTGGGCCTCCAGGATTCTAGGTGGTGGTTTCTTCGTATGCAATAACggtggtggttttttttgttcttttatttaaatacaggGCGTTATCTCACACACAAAGCCCTCAGGATTGGGCCTGTCGAACCGTGCCTCTTCGCTTAGATCACCCAGGGCAGGGCCATGTCCGTCTCAAACGCCTCAGGTTGGGAGATGTGTCTCCTCCATCTCCTAGGCCAAGGTCATGTCGCGTCTCAGACTTCCAGGGCTCTCCGAGAACACAGCAAAATGGGGAGTCCACAGATCCTGGATTGCCTCCCTCGTCTACCCTCACCAACAGAAATCCAAACGCTCATTTATAGGTTCTTTGCCATGTTCCCCGTCGGGCCTCCAGGCGGCGCCACGAACCCATAGCAGCCGGGCTAAACCTGAGCCCTTGGCCGCCGGTGAGATCTGGACAGAGTTCAGCGCCCAAGAACGTGGTCTCGGAGcaaacctcagtgtcctcatctggaaaatgggagagATTGTGAAACATCgatgtgatgatggaggcaaAACATGACAAGCGTAGAACATGTTACCatttttaccattattattattagtgaagGTGAGTTTTGTCATCAAAGCAAGGCAAGAGACTAGGCATGGATGGATGTGGACCCTGGAAGATTTGAATGCTGTAATAAAGatgtaaggctttttttttttttttaatatgatgtgTAACAAATGGATATTTTTGTGAAGTATTAACGAAAACTTACACTATATTTCATTGTGGATTCTATCCTTGTTAGAATAACTGGATGTGTGTTTAAAAATTCCACACACCTTGCAATTTTAAAAGGTCTTTTAATTACtttgtagaattttattttttcattttgtttgcatAAGTAATTCACGCAGCTAGTAAGAAAATTTCAAAGCCTATGAAAAGATAACTAGAGTGAAGTGTCTGTCTCCTCTAACCTCTGTTCCCTGCACTGCCTGCCACACACCCTATTCCGCTCCCAGAATCCATGACCAACACCAGCTGTTTATCTTCTCCAATAACCATCTTGTGGTTTTACAGGCAGATTTACAAGTTTATCCCATGCAAGGGAATTTAGATTTTATGTGAACAACGGAACAGCACTTCGTCACTTTATGATTTATTAAGCACCCACTGTGTACTGCTGGGGCAAATCCAACAAACACCTTTGAGATATTCACAGCCCAGTGGAGAAGGCTGAGAGATCAGAATAGGGGAGAGGAGG comes from the Camelus dromedarius isolate mCamDro1 chromosome 27, mCamDro1.pat, whole genome shotgun sequence genome and includes:
- the MRPL4 gene encoding large ribosomal subunit protein uL4m — its product is MLQLIRAGVRGGLRPTGCRGLNALTEEVVQPAEKPELVASSDPQTPVLRRCELPVPAHRRPVQAWVESLQGYQQERVGLTELHPDVFSTTPRLDFLHQVAIWQKNFKRISYAKTKTRAEVRGGGRKPWVQKGSGRSRHGSIRSPVWRGGGIAHGPRGPTSYYYMLPMKVRVQGLKVALTVKLAQDDLHIVDSLELPTTDPQYLMELAHYRHWGDSVLLVDLEHEDMPQNIVAATSRLKTFNLIPAVGLNVHSMLKHQTLVLTLPTVAFLEEKLLWHDSRYTPLYPFRLPYRDFP